One segment of Setaria viridis chromosome 4, Setaria_viridis_v4.0, whole genome shotgun sequence DNA contains the following:
- the LOC117852431 gene encoding serine carboxypeptidase II-2: MPARSAGAIGLLLVLLSAVAVAAAAGEGNWREEQARDRVPRVPGQAFDTSYAHYAGYVTVSEPRGAALFYWFFEAEKDPGSKPLVLWLNGGPGCSSIAYGLGEEVGPFHVNADGKGVHVNPYSWNKVANLLFVDSPVGVGYSYSNTSDDILRNGDARTAKDSLAFLLKWLERFPQYKGREFYLTGESYAGHYVPQLAQAIKRYHEATGDKLINLKGYMVGNALTDDFHDHYGIFQFMWTTGLISDQTYKLLNIFCDFESFVHTSKQCDKILDIASKEAGNIDSYSIFTPTCHATFASSKNKVMKRLRSVGKMGEQYDPCTEKHSTVYFNLAEVQKALHVNPVIGKSKWETCSGVVNNHWGDCERSVLHIYHELIQYGLRIWVFSGDTDAVIPVTSTRYSIDALKLPTVTPWHAWYDDNGEVGGWSQGYEGLTFVTVRGAGHEVPLHRPKQALTLIKSFLAGTPMPVQSSAHSDM; this comes from the exons ATGCCCGCCCGATCCGCCGGGGCCatcgggctcctcctcgtcctcctgtccgccgtcgcggtcgccgccgccgccggggaggggaATTGGCGGGAGGAGCAGGCGCGGGACCGGGTGCCGCGGGTGCCGGGGCAGGCCTTCGACACCAGCTACGCGCACTACGCCGGGTACGTCACCGTCAGCGAGCCGCGGGGCGCCGCGCTCTTCTATTGGTTCTTCGAGGCCGAGAAGGACCCGGGGTCCAAGCCCCTCGTGCTCTGGCTCAACGGAG GGCCTGGATGCTCGTCCATTGCCTATGGACTTGGAGAAGAAGTGGGACCTTTCCATGTTAATGCTGATGGAAAGGGGGTACACGTGAATCCTTATTCTTGGAACAAAG TTGCAAATTTATTGTTTGTTGATTCACCTGTTGGTGTTGGTTACTCATACTCAAACACCTCTGATGATATTTTAAGAAATGGGGATGCGAGGACTG CCAAGGATTCTTTGGCGTTCTTACTGAAGTGGCTTGAACGCTTTCCTCAGTACAAGGGGCGTGAATTTTATTTGACTGGAGAGAGCTATGCTG GTCACTATGTTCCTCAACTGGCTCAAGCCATAAAAAGGTACCATGAGGCGACGGGCGACAAATTGATTAATTTAAAGGGCTACATG GTTGGAAATGCTCTCACTGATGACTTCCATGACCACTATGGaatatttcaattcatgtgGACTACTGGCTTGATCTCCGATCAAACATACAAGCTGCTGAACATTTTCTGTGACTTCGAGTCCTTTGTGCATACGTCTAAACAGTGTGACAAGATTCTTGATATTGCTAGCAAGGAAGCTGGAAACATTGATTCATATAGCATCTTCACACCTACATGCCATGCAACTTTTGCCTCCTCAAAGAACAAAGTGATGAAAAGGCTACGT TCTGTTGGAAAAATGGGAGAGCAGTACGACCCATGCACTGAAAAGCATTCAACTGTGTACTTCAATCTAGCTGAGGTCCAAAAGGCACTTCATGTTAATCCAGTGATTGGAAAATCAAAATGGGAGACATGCAG TGGAGTCGTTAATAATCATTGGGGGGACTGCGAAAGATCTGTGCTGCATATCTATCATGAACTTATACAGTATGGCCTTCGTATATGGGTGTTCAG TGGAGATACAGATGCAGTGATTCCTGTGACATCAACTAGATATAGCATTGATGCTCTGAAGCTTCCAACAGTAACTCCATGGCATGCTTGGTACGACGATAACGGAGAG GTTGGTGGCTGGAGTCAAGGGTACGAGGGACTCACCTTTGTGACTGTTAGGGGTGCAGGCCATGAAGTTCCTCTTCATCGGCCCAAACAGGCTCTCACACTCATCAAATCATTCTTGGCTGGGACTCCAATGCCTGTGCAATCCAGTGCCCACAGCGACATGTAA